A window of Mustelus asterias chromosome 15, sMusAst1.hap1.1, whole genome shotgun sequence contains these coding sequences:
- the dync2li1 gene encoding cytoplasmic dynein 2 light intermediate chain 1, translating to MPRPSDTLWDIAVAQVSKKNEEKENEENLEVKERSVFFLGNKSGGKSTIILRFLDRDEVPKPTLALEYTFGRRAKGHNTPKDIAHFWELGGGTSLSDLAQIPITIDSIRTLSIVLVLDLSKPNDLWTSMEKLLIVTRNHINTAINELSKKDSINVNDIKQRTWKTLQRNHPDWELIDPFPIPLVIIGSKYDIFQDFESEKRKIICKTLRFVAHYYGASLLFFSNKAESTISKMRTVLNHLAFGTDRSKTVSVEYNKPLFVPAGLDSLSLIGSPSAAEVDLGKINARNPIDLWKKIYERLFPTENTSKLKDIRDPAKDPQYAEPEVDAMRIQKDQELEQYKRNASKSWKEMQFDTRR from the exons ATGCCCCGGCCGAG TGACACTCTCTGGGATATAGCTGTGGCTCAAGTTTCaaagaagaatgaggagaaagaaaatgaagaaaaCTTGGAAGTCAAGGAACGATCTGTATTCTTCTTGGGAAATAAGAGTGGG GGAAAATCGACAATTATACTCAGGTTTCTTGATAG GGATGAAGTGCCAAAGCCTACTTTAGCTTTGGAATATACTTTTGGAAGAAGAGCAAAAGGACATAACACT CCAAAGGATATTGCTCACTTTTGGGAACTAGGTGGTGGAACATCACTATCTGATCTTGCTCAGATTCCAATCACCATCGACAGTATAAg GACCCTTTCTATTGTTTTGGTTTTGGATCTCTCCAAACCCAATGACCTCTGGACAAGTATGGAGAAACTGCTGATTGTGACAAGGAATCATATAAACACGGCTATAAATGAACTGAGCAAAAAAGATTCCATAAATGTGAATGACATCAAGCAAAGGACCTGGAAAACTTTGCAGAGGAATCATCCG gactgggAACTAATTGATCCATTTCCCATTCCTCTTGTTATAATTGGGAGCAAGTACGATATTTTTCAG GATTTTGAGtctgaaaagagaaaaataatcTGCAAGACACTGCGCTTTGTAGCCCATTACTATGGAGCTTCATTATTG TTTTTCAGCAATAAAGCAGAAAGCACAATATCTAAGATGCGGACAGTCCTAAACCATTTGGCATTTGGCACTGACAGAAG CAAAACTGTATCTGTAGAGTACAACAAGCCATTGTTTGTTCCAGCTGGACTGGATTCACTGAGTTTGATTG GGTCTCCATCAGCTGCTGAAGTTGACTTGGGAAAGATAAATGCACGGAATCCAATTGATCTGTGGAAGAAAATATATGAGAGGCTATTTCCGACTGAG AATACCAGTAAATTGAAAGATATTAGGGACCCAGCTAAAGACCCACAGTATGCTGAACCTGAAGTGGAtgcaatgaggatacagaaggatcAG GAACTTGAGCAATATAAAAGAAATGCTTCCAAATCATGGAAAGAGATGCAATTTGACACACGGAGATAA